In the genome of Mauremys mutica isolate MM-2020 ecotype Southern chromosome 8, ASM2049712v1, whole genome shotgun sequence, one region contains:
- the UBE2B gene encoding ubiquitin-conjugating enzyme E2 B isoform X1, with translation MSTPARRRLMRDFKRLQEDPPVGVSGAPSENNIMQWNAVIFGPEGTPFEDGTFKLIIEFSEEYPNKPPTVRFLSKMFHPNVYADGSICLDILQNRWSPTYDVSSILTSIQSLLDEPNPNSPANSQAAQLYQENKREYEKRVSAIVEQSWNDS, from the exons ATGTCCACTCCGGCCCGGCGGAGGCTCATGAGGGACTTCAAGAG atTGCAAGAAGACCCTCCTGTGGGTGTCAGTGGTGCACCATCTGAGAATAACATTATGCAATGGAATGCAGTTATATTTGG GCCAGAAGGTACCCCTTTTGAGGATG GTACTTTTAAACTAATAATAGAATTTTCAGAAGAATACCCAAATAAGCCTCCAACTGTTAGATTTTTATCAAAAATGTTTCATCCGAATG TTTATGCGGATGGTAGCATATGTTTAGACATCCTTCAGAATCGCTGGAGTCCAACGTATGATGTTTCATCTATTTTAACTTCAATTCAG TCTCTGCTTGATGAACCTAATCCAAACAGTCCTGCAAACAGTCAGGCAGCACAACTTTATCAGGAAAACAAACGTGAATATGAGAAAAGAGTTTCAGCTATTGTTGAGCAAAGCTGGAACGATTCATAA
- the UBE2B gene encoding ubiquitin-conjugating enzyme E2 B isoform X2, with product MQWNAVIFGPEGTPFEDGTFKLIIEFSEEYPNKPPTVRFLSKMFHPNVYADGSICLDILQNRWSPTYDVSSILTSIQSLLDEPNPNSPANSQAAQLYQENKREYEKRVSAIVEQSWNDS from the exons ATGCAATGGAATGCAGTTATATTTGG GCCAGAAGGTACCCCTTTTGAGGATG GTACTTTTAAACTAATAATAGAATTTTCAGAAGAATACCCAAATAAGCCTCCAACTGTTAGATTTTTATCAAAAATGTTTCATCCGAATG TTTATGCGGATGGTAGCATATGTTTAGACATCCTTCAGAATCGCTGGAGTCCAACGTATGATGTTTCATCTATTTTAACTTCAATTCAG TCTCTGCTTGATGAACCTAATCCAAACAGTCCTGCAAACAGTCAGGCAGCACAACTTTATCAGGAAAACAAACGTGAATATGAGAAAAGAGTTTCAGCTATTGTTGAGCAAAGCTGGAACGATTCATAA